Proteins encoded together in one Spodoptera frugiperda isolate SF20-4 chromosome 15, AGI-APGP_CSIRO_Sfru_2.0, whole genome shotgun sequence window:
- the LOC118275579 gene encoding monocarboxylate transporter 9 isoform X1 — MASEKNALVASPKTQKVIKLVPPDGGWGWMVLFGTALSNIFNQSMLSLFSLLYGDALEAMGHRTQGAAIVMSTMLFVTNFGGPIAGAVVKLTSTRFVAVTGACFCTSGIFFSGFSTNIWHLVLTYGVLLGLGLGFIQNSSFVAINSYFKLKKSRAVGLANVGTGVGQTLMPHLVRYLLEHYGFRGACLMLSSLSLHGIAGTLLIQPVEWHLKQVEEEVVIDENLHLLQDKTRKTSQSNGDAQNQGSGNEKSNFGSKKELNGGKINNSEANGVSAAATPVVRPQKQTLLKKLYDLFGIALLSNIRFLNIVIGTALAVTSIQNFSMLYPFFLQHVASMDKQQTANCMSAVAGADIAGRLILPIFQDKYKIKARWMLIMTCTWLIVVRQILAYQTNIEVLILMSCLYGVGRSMIIVARNIAISENCRMDQVPAAVGLGMLTMGIIVPPAGYFLGWIRDYSGSYVTCITAQNILLVILLVTWIPDMVYLLLKERRQKKVDAEQPQT, encoded by the exons ATATTCAACCAGTCAATGCTGTCATTATTCAGTTTGTTATACGGAGACGCATTAGAGGCGATGGGCCACAGAACCCAGGGCGCTGCCATCGTAATGAGTACTATGTTGTTCGTCACCAATTTCGGGGGCCCGATAGCCGGGGCCGTAGTTAAGTTGACATCAACAAGATTTGTTGCAGTAACCGGAGCGTGTTTCTGTACCAGCGGAATCTTCTTTAGCGGATTTTCGACAAATATCTGGCACTTGGTGTTAACTTACGGCGTCCTATTAG GTCTGGGTTTGGGTTTCATCCAAAACTCGTCATTTGTGGCTATAAATAGCTACTTCAAGCTAAAGAAAAGCCGTGCAGTGGGTCTCGCTAACGTGGGCACAGGTGTGGGACAGACCTTAATGCCGCACTTAGTGAGATATCTCCTGGAACATTACGGGTTCCGCGGCGCGTGCCTGATGCTGTCGTCTTTGAGTTTACACGGG atTGCTGGAACTCTTCTAATCCAACCAGTAGAATGGCATTTAAAACAAGTAGAAGAAGAAGTAGTTATAGATGAAAATCTCCACTTATTACAAGACAAGACACGGAAAACATCACAATCTAATGGAGATGCACAGAATCAAGGAAGTGGTAATGAAAAATCTAATTTCGGCAGCAAGAAGGAACTGAAtggtggaaaaataaataactcagaagCGAATGGTGTCAGTG cAGCTGCAACACCGGTTGTCCGTCCACAAAAGCAGACATTACTAAAGAAACTATACGATCTCTTTGGCATCGCGTTGCTTTCTAACATAAGGTTCCTGAACATCGTCATCGGAACAGCCCTGGCTGTGACGTCGATACAGAACTTCAGTATGCTGTATCCATTCTTCCTACAG CATGTAGCGTCGATGGACAAACAGCAGACTGCGAACTGCATGTCGGCGGTCGCCGGTGCAGACATCGCCGGACGTCTTATCTTGCCAATCTTCCaagacaaatataaaataaaggcCAGGTGGATGCTCATCATGACATGCACGTGGCTCATCGTCGTCAGACAAA ttCTGGCGTACCAGACCAACATTGAAGTATTGATCCTCATGTCTTGCCTCTACGGTGTTGGAAGAAGTATGATTATTGTGGCGAGGAACATCGCCATTTCTGAAAACTGCAGGATGGATCAAGTACCAGCTGCCGTAGGTCTTGGCATGTTGACCATGGGTATCATCGTACCTCCAGCTGGATATTTCCTTGGATGGATCAGAGACTACTCTGGAAGCTACGTCACATGCATCACAGCACAAAACATTCTGCTAGTCATTCTTCTTGTCACATGGATCCCTGACATGGTATACCTCTTACTCAAAGAAAGACGACAGAAGAAAGTCGATGCCGAGCAACCACAAACATAG
- the LOC118275579 gene encoding monocarboxylate transporter 9 isoform X2, producing the protein MASEKNALVASPKTQKVIKLVPPDGGWGWMVLFGTALSNIFNQSMLSLFSLLYGDALEAMGHRTQGAAIVMSTMLFVTNFGGPIAGAVVKLTSTRFVAVTGACFCTSGIFFSGFSTNIWHLVLTYGVLLGLGLGFIQNSSFVAINSYFKLKKSRAVGLANVGTGVGQTLMPHLVRYLLEHYGFRGACLMLSSLSLHGIAGTLLIQPVEWHLKQVEEEVVIDENLHLLQDKTRKTSQSNGDAQNQGSGNEKSNFGSKKELNGGKINNSEANGVSAATPVVRPQKQTLLKKLYDLFGIALLSNIRFLNIVIGTALAVTSIQNFSMLYPFFLQHVASMDKQQTANCMSAVAGADIAGRLILPIFQDKYKIKARWMLIMTCTWLIVVRQILAYQTNIEVLILMSCLYGVGRSMIIVARNIAISENCRMDQVPAAVGLGMLTMGIIVPPAGYFLGWIRDYSGSYVTCITAQNILLVILLVTWIPDMVYLLLKERRQKKVDAEQPQT; encoded by the exons ATATTCAACCAGTCAATGCTGTCATTATTCAGTTTGTTATACGGAGACGCATTAGAGGCGATGGGCCACAGAACCCAGGGCGCTGCCATCGTAATGAGTACTATGTTGTTCGTCACCAATTTCGGGGGCCCGATAGCCGGGGCCGTAGTTAAGTTGACATCAACAAGATTTGTTGCAGTAACCGGAGCGTGTTTCTGTACCAGCGGAATCTTCTTTAGCGGATTTTCGACAAATATCTGGCACTTGGTGTTAACTTACGGCGTCCTATTAG GTCTGGGTTTGGGTTTCATCCAAAACTCGTCATTTGTGGCTATAAATAGCTACTTCAAGCTAAAGAAAAGCCGTGCAGTGGGTCTCGCTAACGTGGGCACAGGTGTGGGACAGACCTTAATGCCGCACTTAGTGAGATATCTCCTGGAACATTACGGGTTCCGCGGCGCGTGCCTGATGCTGTCGTCTTTGAGTTTACACGGG atTGCTGGAACTCTTCTAATCCAACCAGTAGAATGGCATTTAAAACAAGTAGAAGAAGAAGTAGTTATAGATGAAAATCTCCACTTATTACAAGACAAGACACGGAAAACATCACAATCTAATGGAGATGCACAGAATCAAGGAAGTGGTAATGAAAAATCTAATTTCGGCAGCAAGAAGGAACTGAAtggtggaaaaataaataactcagaagCGAATGGTGTCAGTG CTGCAACACCGGTTGTCCGTCCACAAAAGCAGACATTACTAAAGAAACTATACGATCTCTTTGGCATCGCGTTGCTTTCTAACATAAGGTTCCTGAACATCGTCATCGGAACAGCCCTGGCTGTGACGTCGATACAGAACTTCAGTATGCTGTATCCATTCTTCCTACAG CATGTAGCGTCGATGGACAAACAGCAGACTGCGAACTGCATGTCGGCGGTCGCCGGTGCAGACATCGCCGGACGTCTTATCTTGCCAATCTTCCaagacaaatataaaataaaggcCAGGTGGATGCTCATCATGACATGCACGTGGCTCATCGTCGTCAGACAAA ttCTGGCGTACCAGACCAACATTGAAGTATTGATCCTCATGTCTTGCCTCTACGGTGTTGGAAGAAGTATGATTATTGTGGCGAGGAACATCGCCATTTCTGAAAACTGCAGGATGGATCAAGTACCAGCTGCCGTAGGTCTTGGCATGTTGACCATGGGTATCATCGTACCTCCAGCTGGATATTTCCTTGGATGGATCAGAGACTACTCTGGAAGCTACGTCACATGCATCACAGCACAAAACATTCTGCTAGTCATTCTTCTTGTCACATGGATCCCTGACATGGTATACCTCTTACTCAAAGAAAGACGACAGAAGAAAGTCGATGCCGAGCAACCACAAACATAG